In one window of Candidatus Neomarinimicrobiota bacterium DNA:
- a CDS encoding gamma-glutamylcyclotransferase — MKRSIISIRVFCIILAMSIGFGQLSAEKEKLVLHFGYGSNMSESYMRQYTPSLKYVMNARLPNFEIQFRKYSKNMGGGISSIIEKPGGMIYGVMYYITKKEMDALDILEDVPLGIYKRETFQVLGEDGKWYGADLYRVTNPKGPYEPAKKYLDLMIAGATEHNINKDWLKKLKQMRAK; from the coding sequence ATGAAAAGAAGTATTATTTCAATTAGGGTATTTTGCATTATTCTTGCAATGTCTATTGGATTTGGGCAGCTATCCGCTGAAAAGGAGAAATTGGTTCTTCACTTTGGTTATGGCTCTAATATGTCTGAATCGTATATGCGCCAGTATACCCCAAGCTTAAAATATGTTATGAATGCTCGATTGCCTAATTTTGAGATTCAGTTCCGCAAATACTCTAAAAATATGGGTGGCGGCATTAGCAGCATTATAGAAAAGCCCGGCGGTATGATTTATGGCGTCATGTATTATATTACTAAAAAAGAAATGGATGCGCTGGACATTTTGGAAGATGTCCCCCTTGGCATATATAAAAGAGAAACTTTTCAAGTCTTGGGAGAAGATGGCAAATGGTATGGGGCGGATCTCTACCGAGTGACCAATCCTAAAGGTCCATATGAACCGGCAAAAAAATATTTAGACCTCATGATTGCCGGAGCTACGGAACATAATATTAATAAGGATTGGCTAAAAAAATTAAAACAGATGCGGGCCAAGTAA
- a CDS encoding amidase has protein sequence MLQSATQILASIQKGEISSAEVLTELLDRIAQLNPKINAVIQLDVDRAMTRAKTADEALAKGESWGPLHGLPMTVKDAFGVEGVLSTSGAPIWKDHIPKTNAESVQRLVDAGAIIFGKTNVPIFSSDWQAFNDIYGTTNNPWDITKTPGGSSGGSAAAVASGMSPVELGSDIGGSIRVPAHFCGIYGHKPSHGIVPMNGHLPPPPGATAGQDTLSVVGPLARTAGDLELMMDVLAGPVKSQSKGWQLELPPARHKQLSDFKIGLWLDDSYCRVDSETGNLIQNTADQIAKFGAIIKEAQPDFSLEYNNDIFGQLLGPVIATGFPKNIIDEMKIAIKNLDPEDQSPRANQIRNSLLSHSKWLSANGKRLKIKQQWEAFFNDFDVILCPTTVCPAFDHDHQADFHSRRLEVNGEDRNYTDISIWAGLANCAQLPATNIPIGLSKAGLPISMQAMGPYLEDRTTIEFAKLVSKITNGFVAPHD, from the coding sequence ATGCTTCAATCCGCTACTCAAATATTAGCATCGATCCAAAAGGGAGAAATATCATCTGCCGAAGTTTTGACAGAACTCCTAGACCGTATCGCCCAATTGAATCCAAAGATCAATGCGGTGATTCAGTTGGATGTTGATCGGGCAATGACCCGCGCCAAGACGGCCGATGAAGCTCTTGCCAAGGGAGAATCATGGGGGCCACTCCATGGTTTGCCCATGACAGTGAAAGATGCTTTTGGAGTTGAAGGCGTGCTTTCCACCAGCGGCGCCCCTATCTGGAAAGATCACATCCCAAAAACCAATGCTGAATCTGTTCAAAGACTAGTGGACGCGGGTGCCATCATTTTCGGCAAAACCAATGTGCCCATTTTTTCTTCTGACTGGCAGGCTTTCAACGATATTTACGGCACCACCAATAACCCCTGGGATATAACCAAAACACCGGGTGGTTCTTCCGGTGGTTCTGCCGCAGCTGTTGCCAGTGGTATGTCGCCTGTGGAATTAGGCAGTGATATTGGTGGCTCCATCCGCGTCCCCGCCCATTTTTGCGGTATTTATGGCCACAAGCCCAGCCACGGAATTGTCCCCATGAATGGTCACTTGCCACCACCTCCGGGCGCCACTGCCGGTCAGGATACATTGTCCGTCGTTGGCCCTTTGGCCCGTACCGCAGGCGACCTTGAGCTCATGATGGATGTGCTGGCCGGGCCTGTGAAAAGCCAATCCAAAGGATGGCAATTGGAACTGCCGCCAGCTCGCCATAAACAATTATCGGACTTTAAAATCGGACTTTGGCTGGATGATTCATACTGCCGAGTGGATTCAGAAACAGGTAATCTGATTCAAAATACCGCCGACCAAATAGCAAAATTTGGAGCAATAATAAAAGAAGCGCAACCGGATTTTTCTTTAGAATATAATAATGATATTTTTGGCCAACTTTTGGGGCCGGTGATTGCCACGGGATTCCCAAAAAATATCATTGATGAGATGAAAATTGCTATTAAAAATTTGGACCCGGAAGATCAATCTCCCCGGGCAAACCAAATTCGCAATTCACTCCTTTCCCATTCAAAATGGCTCTCTGCTAATGGAAAGCGCCTAAAAATAAAACAGCAATGGGAAGCTTTCTTTAACGATTTTGACGTGATTCTTTGTCCCACAACTGTATGTCCCGCCTTTGACCATGATCATCAGGCGGATTTTCATTCACGGCGATTAGAAGTCAATGGCGAAGATCGCAATTATACAGATATCAGTATTTGGGCGGGACTAGCCAATTGCGCTCAACTCCCGGCTACCAATATTCCAATAGGACTTTCAAAAGCAGGACTCCCCATCAGCATGCAGGCCATGGGCCCATACCTTGAGGATAGAACAACCATTGAATTCGCTAAACTGGTTTCAAAAATTACCAACGGATTTGTGGCACCGCATGATTAA